From Musa acuminata AAA Group cultivar baxijiao chromosome BXJ3-8, Cavendish_Baxijiao_AAA, whole genome shotgun sequence, one genomic window encodes:
- the LOC135644406 gene encoding uncharacterized protein LOC135644406 codes for MKKYGLQLRFPPKTSKPAPPRPPPLAFAFDGDDDEDDIEREISRQASKNKSLQKIKEQHKKAMEEDPSVFDYNGVYDEMKGKILRPKVQDRTERKSKYIETLMEKAKQREGEHEIVYERKLLKERSKDDHLFADKEKFVIGAYKKKIAEQEKWLDEERLRQIREERDDVTKKSDFSDFYFGLGENVAFGAQSEDATKRTEQKPPGGTSVVPEHGPTEKNAQTDYTRDTEKDDTQAKTSSHTQNNSKQAVELTTSDVTIKDYDDGDKLAVVDQSTER; via the exons atgaagaagtacggactccagcttcgatttccgcCG aagacctcgaagccagctcctcctcgccctccccctcttGCCTTCGCTTtcgacggcgacgacgacgaggatgacatcgagagggaaatctcacgacaggcgtccaagaacaagtctctccagaag atcaaggagcagcacaaaaaggcaatggaagaggatccctcagTCTTCGACTACaacggggtttacgacgagatgaaggggaagattttgcgccccaaggttcaggatcgaacggagagaaag TCAAAGTATATAGAAACACTTATGGAGAAAGCAAAACAACGTGAGGGGGAACATGAAATTGTATATGAGAGGAAGCTGCTGAAAGAGAGGAGCAAGGATGATCACCTTTTTGCAGATAAGGAAAAGTTTGTAATCGGTGCCTACAAGAAAAAGATAGCAGAACAAGAAAAATGGTTGGACGAAGAGAGGCTGCGCCAAATTCGTGAAGAAAGAGATGAT GTAACCAAGAAGAGTGACTTCAGCGATTTTTACTTTGGGCTCGGTGAGAATGTAGCTTTTGGTGCTCAGTCAGAAGATGCCACAAAACGAACAGAACAAAAGCCACCCGGAGGCACTTCAGTGGTACCTGAACATGGCCCTACTGAGAAGAATGCACAGACAGATTATACTCGGGATACAGAGAAAGATGATACCCAAGCCAAGACTTCTAGTCATACACAGAACAACTCTAAGCAAGCTGTAGAGTTAACAACATCAGATGTTACTATAAAAGATTACGATGATGGTGATAAATTGGCAGTTGTGGATCAATCAACTGAACGTTAA